The Streptomyces kanamyceticus DNA segment GACTGCACCGTGCAACGCCGCCGCCAGAAGCTGATCGAGGAGTCGCCCGCGCCGACGCTGGCGCCGGACGTCGCCCGGGAGATGGCGGAGGCCGCCGTGCGCGGCGCCCGGGAGGCGGGATACGAGGGCGCGGGCACCTTCGAGTTCGTCGTGGACGACCAGGACCGCTTCCACTTCATCGAGGTCAACTGCCGCATCCAGGTGGAACATCCGGTCACCGAGATGGTCACCGGCATCGATCTGGTCGCCGAGCAGCTGCGGGTGGCGGCCGGGCTGCCCCTTTCCGTACGTCAGGAGGACGTGCTGCCGCGCGGTGTGGCAGTGGAGTGCCGGGTCAACGCCGAGGACCCCGACCGGGGGTTCGCGCCCACGCCGGGCGTCCTCGACGTGTACGAGCCGCCGGGCGGCCCCTTCGTCCGGGTCGACGGCTACGGCTTCGCGGGCGCGCGCGTCTCGGGCGCGTACGACCCGCTGCTCGCCAAGGTGATCACGTGGGGCCCCGACCGGGAGGCCGCCCTGGCCCGCATGGAGCGGGCGCTGGGCGAATTCCGGATCGAGGGCCGCGGGATGCGTACGACGCGTCCGTTCCTGCTCCGGGTCCTGGCGGATCCGTGCTTCAGGTCGGGGAGCCACCGCGCTACGTACGCGGACGAGCTCGTGGCGGAGGCGGACCATGCCTAGGCCGCGCCGGGAACGACCGCGTCAGCGCCCCGCGGGCACCTGCGCCGACACCTTCTCCAGGAGCGCGCCGAGCCGCGTCTTCTCCTCTTCCGTGAGCGCTTCGAGGGCGGGCGCCGTGTCCATCGTGCGCGCCACCTTCGTGTGCATGCGACGGCCCGCCGCGGTCAGGGTGAGCATCTTGACCCTGCGGTCGTCCGGATCCACCTGCCGCTTCATGAGCTTGCGCTCTTCGAGGCGGTCCACGAGACCCGTGACATAGGAGGCATCGCAACGCAGCTTCACAGCGAGTTTCCGCACGGTGGGCGCCGTGACGACGTGGTAGAGCGCCCTCGCCTGGGGCACGGTGATGCCCAAGTCGGAGGCGGTGCGCACCAGTTGGTCCTGGTGGGCCTGCGCGAAGTCCAACAGGCTGCCGAGCAGCGCGCTCTCCGCCGCCTTGCCGGCCGCGGGCGGCGCCGTGATCGTGGTCATGTTCGCTCACCTCTGCTGTGACGTGCTTCGAGACCGCCGGTGGGGAAAACGGCGGACTTGGTCAATCATTGCAGAAGTCACTGGTGGATGGATAGAAGTGCCGCGTCCGCCGTCCGCCGGTCGAGCACGTCCAGGAGCGGCGCGGTCATCACCGTCGCGGCGAGCGCGACGAGCACGAGCACGGTGAACAGCGAAGGCGTGAGCACGCCGAGCTCACGGCCGATGGTGAGGATGACCAGTTCGGTCAGGCCGCGGCAGTTCATCAGCGTGCCCACGCGCAGCGCGTCCGCGCGCTCCACGCCCATCAGCGCGGCCGCGGCGGCGCAGCCCACGACCTTGCCCGCCACCGCGACGACCAGGGTCGCCCCCGCCCACAGCCAGAGACCGGCGTCGTCGGCGAGCAGCCCGAGGTCCGTCTTGAGACCGACGTACGCGAAGAACGGCGGGAGCAGCACCGACGTCGTGAACTCCCGCATCCGGTCCCGCACGGCGTCCAGCGCGGGCACGCCCGCCGGACAGACCGCCCCGAACAAGAAGGCGCCGAAGATCAGATGCACCCCGATCCGTTCGGTCGCCACGGCCGAGAGCAGCACGCCGATCAGCACCAGCGCGAGCAGCCCGCCGTCGGGCAGCCACCGCTCGGGACGGACAAGTGCCTTGCGCAGCAAGGGTCGTACGAGGAGCAGCATGCCCGCGAGGAACAGCGCGGTCAGCGCGAGCGTGCGCACCACGCCCAGCGGCGACGAACTGCGCAGCAGGGTCACCACGAGGGCGAGCAGCAGCCAGCAGACCAGGTCGGCGACGGCCGCGCCGAGCACCGCGAGCGATCCGGCGCGCGACTGCAGGAGACCGCGCTCCATCAGGAGACGGGCGAGTACGGGGAAGGCGGTCACGCTCATGGCGACGCCGATGAAGAGGGCGAAGGGCACGAACTCCACGCCGTGCGGGGCGAGCGTCCGGTACATCGCGCAGCCGAGCCCGATGCCGAGGGCGCACGGCAGCGCGACCCCCACGACGCCGACGGCGAGGCCGGTGCGCCCCTGCCCATCGCGCCGGGCCGCGCCGAACTCCAGGCCCACCAGGAACATGAAGAGCGCGAGGCCGAGTTGGGAGACCGCCTCGATGTGCGGAAGGAGTGCCCCGGGGAACAGCGCGCGGTAGAGGCCGGGAGCGAGCAGGCCGAGGACCGAGGGGCCGAGCACGATGCCCGCCACCATCTCGCCGACCACTCCGGGCTGGCCGAGGAACCGGCTGAAGAGGGCGCCCACGGCCCGCGCGGCGGCGATGATCACCGCGAGGGCGAGCAGCAGGCGCCAGCCGGTCGTGCCGTCACCGGAGCCTCCCGAGCCGCCCTCGCGGACGCCACCGCCCGTGCCGGACGCGGGCCCTGACCCCACCCCCTGCCACAGCAGCAGTGCCGCGGCGGCCAGCGGCAGGACCGCGAGCGCGCAGATCAGGGCGAGCCCGCGCCCGCTCGCGCCCTCCGTCCGCGTACGGCATCCCTTGTGGTCCGCCATGGCGGGACGACTACTCGACAGGGACGACGCCGCGACCCCGCTCCCACTGGTAGAACTGCGTGGCCGACGCGGCGTGGATGGAGCCCCAACTGCCTTGGTAGGGCTGGATGTACTCGTCGAGCGCCTTGCTGATCTGCTGGAAGAGCGGGTTCTTGCGGTGGCTCTCGATGCTCGGTCCCGCCGCGACCTCGGACTCGACCTGGTGGATGTACACGTCGTGGAAGGTGAAGAGCTTGCGGGTGCGGACGCCGATCTGCTCGGGCAGTCCGCTGGCATCCGACTCGGCGAAGAGGCGGGCGATCTCGGCCTCGCTCCCGGGCAGGTGCCGCGCGACGATCAGTGTGGTGTGCATGGACGAACTCCCTTTCGCGTTACGGAACTCGGGCGATCGCGTACTCGCAGGTGTTGTGCTGCACGACGGTGCCGTCAGCGCGTACGGAGCCCCTGAAGTGCCGGTCGAACACGGCGCGGACGGCGCGCTCGCCCACCGCCGAACTCGCGTGCTGCAGCAGCCCCGTGGCGCCGAGGGCCGACCACGCCGTCGCCAGGTCCGGGTAGTCGAAGGGGCAGGAGAGCTCCTTGGTGAAGACGATCGGCAGCCCGGCCTCGCGCACCGCGCGCCGCACCTCCGTGGGCGTGTTGGCCGCGTCGGCCCCGGATCCCGCCGGGGGCTCGGGCAGCAGCGCGAGCACGTCGAAGAGCATCGCGGTGGTCTCGCACTTGGCCGGTTCGCCCCAGCCGCCGACGACGACCGCTCCGCCGGACCGCACGACCCGGCCGAAGCCGCGCACCGCGGCGACCGGATCGCGCGCGTAGCGCAGCGCGTTGAACGAGAGGAGCACGTCGAACTCCCCGTCTCCGTAGGGTAGTTCCTGAAGATCACCGACGCGCAGGTCGGATCCTTCGGGCAGTCGCTCGCAGGCGATGCCGAGCAGTCCCGGCGAGGCGTCGAGCCCCGCCGTCGCGGCACCGCGCGCGGCGGCGAGCCGCAGCAGCAGCCCCGATCCGCAGCCCACGTCGAGCACCTTGCCGCCGGGTCCGACCCCTGCCTGGCCCAGCGCGTCCTCGAAGGACGACTGGAACTGGGCCTCTTGGTACTCGGCCCAGTTCTGGATCCCTCGGTCCCATAACCGGCCCTCCGCCTCGACCTCGCCCACACCGGCTCCCATCGGTTGCTGTGCTCATTGATTGAGTAACTGCCTGAGTAATTACTTGAGTTACTCTACTAAATACTTGGATCCGCGCAAGGTCCCGGGCGTGCGGCCCGCCCGCTCCCCGTCGCCGCGCCGAGTTCGCGCCGAGTTCACGTGCGGCTCATTGACGCGCCTCCGCCACCTCCTTAGCTTCATGGCGCATCCGTCATCACGCGGGAGGGGCCTGTCGTGCGCCGAAGGATCTTGCGTCGAGCGATCTCGCGCCGAAGAATCTGGGGAGCCGCCGCCACGCTCGCCCTGCTCACCGGAATCGCCCCGGTGGCGTCCGCCGAGGCCACCACCGGGGCCACCACCGGGGCCGCCACCGGACACGGACCCCGGCCGCTCCCCCTGGACCGGCTCTTCGACAACCGGGCGGTCAGCGACGACGCCCGCCCCGCCGACGCCGACTTCGACGGCTCCGGGAGCTCACTCTCCGCACGTGACCTGACCGCCGCGGGCTGGACTCCCGGCCGCACCCTGGCCGTTGACGGCAGCCGCCTCACCTGGCCCCGCACCGGTCCCGGCGACGACGACAACGTGCGCGCCGACGGCCAGTCGGTCCGGGTCCGCGGCCGCGGCGACGCCCTCGCCTTCCTGGTCGCGGGCACCGGCGGCGAAGCGACGGGCACCGGGACCGTGCGCTACCAGGACGGCTCGCGCGGCACCTACCGGCTCGCCGCGCCCGACTGGCGCTCGGGCCCGCCCGCCACCAAGTCCGTAGCCCTGCCGCACATCAACACGCCCGGCGGCCAACTCGCCGAGCAGGCAAGGCTGTACGTCGTGACGGTGCCACTGGTCCGGGGGCGCGAGGCCGCGTCGGTGGACCTGCCGCGCGATCCCGGCGCCGCGGACCTGCACGTGTTCGCCCTCTCGGTGCGGGCCCAGACCAAGGGCTGGACGGGCACCTGGTCGGCGTCGACCGCCGGATACACCACGGTGGGCCCCTGGACCGACCGCACCGTACGTCTCGTCGTCCACACCAGCACCGGCGGTCCCCGGGTGCGGATCAGGCTCGACAACACCTTCGCGGCCGCTCCGGTGCGGATCGGCGGTGCGACCGTGGCCGTGCAGGGCGCGGGGGCGGGTGCCGCGGCCGAGCCGCGGCGGCTCTCCTTCCGCGGCTCCGCGGGCACCGAGGTCCCGGCGGGCGCCCAGGCGTTCAGCGATCCGCTCGACTTCGACGTGCCCGCCGACGCGAACCTGCTGGTCAGCTTCCACCTGCCGGGACCCGTGACGACGGCGCCCGTGCACAGCCAGGCCATCCAGCGTTCGTACGTGAGCACGCCGGGCGACCACGCCGCGGAGAGCTCCGGCACGGCGTACACCTCGACGATCACGAGCTGGCCGCTGCTCACCGGAGTCGACGTGGGCGGCGGCCCCGGATCCGTGGTGCTGCTCGGCGACTCCATCACCGACGGCGTGAAATCGACGCAGGACGCCAACCACCGCTGGCCCAACGTCCTCGCGACCCGCCTCCTGAACCAGTCGGACGTACCGCGCTACGGCGTCCTCAACCAGGGCATCTCGGCGAACCGCGTCATCGCCGACCGCTACCCGGGCGACGGCGTCTCCACCGACACCGGCGGCGTGAGCGCGCTGCACCGCCTGGACCGCGACGTCCTCGCGCAGACGTCGGCGCGCACCGTGGTGGTCTTCGAAGGGGTCAACGACGTGCGCTGGGGCGCGTCGGCCGACCAGGTCGTCGCGGGCCTGCGGGAGATCGCGGACCGCGCCCACGCGCGCGGGCTCCGGGCCGTCGCCGCGACGATCACGCCCTGCGAGGGCGAGTCGCTCTGCACGGCGGCGGCCGAGGCGCAGCGTCAGGCGGTCAACGCGTACATCCGTGGCACCGATGACTACGACGCGGTGCTCGACTTCGACGCGGTCCTTCGGGACCCCGCGCATCCGGCGCGGATGCTCCCCGCCTACGACAGCGGGGACCATCTGCATCCGGGCGACGCGGGGCTCGCCGCCCTCGCGGAGTCGGTTGATCTGCGCCTTCTGGCGCGGTAGATCACCGGCTCCGCCGAGTTCGTCCTCAAACGCCGGACGGGCTCAAGCCCCTACACGTCCAGGTCGAAGACGACGGGCGCGTGGTCGGACGCGCCCTTGCCCTTGCGCTCCTCACGGTCCACGTACGCGTCGGTGACCGCCTTGACGAAGGGCTCGTTCCCGTAGGCGAGGTCGATGCGCATGCCCTTGTTCTTGGGGAAGCCGAGCTCCCGGTAGTCCCAGAACGTGAACGGGTGGGCGTACTTGAGGGGGCGCGGCACGACATCGCTCAGGCCCGTCTCGCGCAGGGCCGCGAGGGCGGCGCGCTCGGCCGGTGTGACGTGCGTGGCGCCCTCGAAGAGCTTCGGGTCCCAGACGTCGTCGTCGGTCGGCGCGACGTTGAAGTCACCGAGGACCGCGAAGGGCCGCGCCCCCGCCGCGTCCCCGGCGACCGCCGCCTTCAGGGCCTCGAACCACTGGAGCTTGTACGCGTAGTGCGCGTGCTCCACCTCTCGGCCGTTCGGCACGTACACCGACCAGACGCGGACCGGGCCGCAGGTCGCGGAGATGGCGCGGGGTTCCTCCGCGCCTTCGTAGTCGGGGCCGCCCGGCAGGCCCTTGACGACGTCGTCGAGCCCCGCCTTGGAGACGAGCGCGACGCCGTTCCACCGCCCGGTCGCGTTCACCGCCGACTCGTAGCCGAGCTCGCGGAGCTCGTCGGCGGGGAACGCCTCGGCCGTCGTCTTGGTCTCCTGGATGCACAGCACGTCCGTGCCGGTGTTCTCCAGCCAGGCCAGGAGCCTCGGCAGCCGAGCGGTGATCGAGTTCACGTTCCAGGTCGCAATGCGCATGCCTCACAACCTACCGGGCGCCACTGACAGTCACAGGTCGGCCGACTCCCCGGGGGTCAGACGCAGGTGCTCCGCGCCGCCCAGGGAGCCGATCTGGCTGTCGTAGATCGGCCGGGCGAGGTCGGTGAGCAGCGCGTCGTGGATGTCGTACGCGCGTTGGGGCTTGACCTCGCGTACGTACTCGATGACTTCGGAGATCTTGTTCCAGGGGGCCATCACGGGGAGCATCAGCGTCTCGACGGGCTGGTCGGGGACGGTCAGCGCGTCGCCGGGGTGGAAGACCGAACCGTCCACCAGATAGCCGACGTTGGTGATCCGCGGGATGTCCGGGTGGATCACGGCGTGCAGCTCGCCGTGCACCTGGACGTCGAAACCGGCGGCCGTGAACGCGTCGCCGTTCCCGACGGTGTGCACCCGCCCGGGAAAGGCCGCGGAGAGCTGGTCGGCGACGGACTTGAGGGTCCAGATCTCGGCGGCCGGGTTGGCCGTCAGACCCGCCCGCAGCCGCTCCGCGTCGAAGTGGTCGGGGTGCTCGTGGGTGACGAGGATCGCGTCGGCGCCCAGGGCCGCGTCGTCCTCGCTGAAGACGCCCGGGTCGATGACGAGCGTGCGTCCGTCCTTTTCGAGACGCACGCACGCGTGGGACTTCTTCGTGAACGTGATCCGCTTCGTGGAGGTCGTCATGCCTCCATCCTGCTACTCCTGGGGGGTGGTTTCCTCGCGGATCACGCCCTGCGCGACCTTGAAGGCGGCGTTCGCCGCGGGGACGCCGCAGTAGACGGCGGCCTGAAGCAGCACTTCCTTGATCTCGGCGGGCGTCAGTCCGTTGCGCAGCGCGGCCCTGGTGTGGAAGGCCAGCTCGTCCAGGTGCCCGCCCGCGACCAGCGCGGTGAGGGTGACGCAGCTGCGGGAGCGGCGGTCGAGGCCTGGGCGGTTCCAGACCTCGCCCCACGCGTAGCGCGTGATGAGCTCCTGGAAGTCGCCCGAGAAGTCGTCGGCGGCGGCGAGCGCCTGGTCGACGTGGGCGTCGCCGAGCACCTCGCGGCGGACCTTGATCCCCGCCTCGTACGGATCGGGCCTGACGGCCCCCTCCACGGCCTCGGGCTGCTCCATGGGCGCGATCTCCGCCATGGGCGGCGCCAGCGGCGGGGCGAGCACGGGCTTGACCGGCGGCGCGGTGATCGCGGCCTGCGGGTCCTGCCAGGCCGAGGAGAAGTGCCGTACGAGCAGGTCGGTCACCGCGGCGGGCTGCTCGACGGGCGCGAGGTGCGAGGCCCCCGGCACCACGGCGAGCCGCGCGTCCGGCACCCCCGCGACGAGCGTGCGCGCCTCCCCCTGCCCCGTGACCTGGTCCTCCGACCCGACGAGCACCAGCGTGGGCACCCCGATCCTGCCCAGCTCGGCCCGTACGTCGAAGGCGGCGAGCGCCTCGCAGGCGGCGATGTAGCACCCCGGGTCGGTGGTGCGCACCATCTGCACGGCCCAGTCGGTGATCGCGGGCTGCGCGGCGGCGAACCCCGGCGTGAACCAGCGGTCGGGCGCGGACCGCGCGATCGGGTCGAGCCCGTTGCTGCGCACGATGACACCGCGCTGCCGGAACTCGTCGGCGGTGCCGAACCGCGGCGACGCGGCGATCAGCGCCAGCGACGCGACGCGCTGCGGATGCCGCAGGGCCAGCTCGACGCCGATGGCCCCGCCGAAGGCACAGCCCGCGTACCCGAAGCGCTGCACCCCGAGCTCGTCGAGCGTCGCGAGCAGCCGCGCGGCGAGCTCCCCCACGGACCCACAGGGATGAGCGGGCGCCCCGCCGTGCCCGGGCATGTCGAAGCGGAACACCCGCCAGTGCCGGGTCAGCTCGGGTATCTGCCTGTCCCACATGTGCCATGTGGTACCCAGTGAGGCACCCAAGATCAGGACTGGGGCGTCTTCTGGCCCGTCAAAGCGGTATTGCAGGGTGTTCATCGGTGTCTCACTCACCCGCCCGACCCTCTCATCAGTCACGGACGCCCCTATAACGGGGGTCGGTAGAGACCGTCCTGACCAGGTTGAAGACCTCGCGGGCGGCATATCGCTTGAGGCATCGGATGATCTCACGCCGAGTCTTGCCCTCCTGGGTACGGCGTTCGTAGTACGCCTGGGTGCGGTCGTGGCGCAGGCGGGTGAACACGATACGGTGCAGAGCGGCGTTCGCCTGCCGGTCGCCGCCGTGGTTGAGCCGGCGCGAGCGCCGGCCGCCCGAGGAGTACTCGATGGGGCTGACTCCGCACAGGGCGGCGAAAGATGCTTCGGTGCTCAGCCGCTCGGGATTGTCGCCCATGGTGATCAGGAGCGTTGCAGCGGAGTCCGGGCCGATACCCACTGGCGCGAGCAGCTGTGGAGCATGGAGTTCAACGAACCCGGTCAGTCGCTGATTCAGCTCGTCGATCTGCCCGGTGAGCTGCTCGATGCGCTGAGCCAGCATACTCAGCGTCATGAGAGTGGCCTCGGCTACAGGGTCCTCATCGCTCCCGTCGGCCTCGCCCTCGCACGGGCTGAGGCGTGCGCAGGTGCGGAACAGTTCGCGGTTGCCCAGGCCGGATAGTCGCTCCCGCAGGGGCGGGTCGGCTACGACCAGGACGGCCTTGAGCTGGTTGATCGCCTGGGTGCGGGCCTTGACCGCGGAATCCTTGGCAATCTTGAACATCCGGGCGCTCTGCACCGGACCGTCGCCGGTCTTGGCGCGGGCCCTGGCGCGACCGCTGAGCACGGCCCGCGCGGCGGCCTGTGCGTCGAGCGGGTCCGACTTCCCGAGCAGTCGACGAGCCGAGCGGTCGGGCCGGTTCACCTCGAACACCACGACCTGCTGCGCCAGGAGGTAGCGGGACAAGCCCGCGCCGAAGGTACCGGTGCCTTCCACTCCGGCGCGGCGCACCGTGCCTAACTTGCGAACCCAGGCGAGGAGCCGACGGTAGCCGGCCGCCGCGGCCGGAAAGGACTTGATGCCCAGGGTCTGGCCCAGTGAGCAGACCACTGCGGCGACATGGACCTCGCCGTGCGTGTCCACGCCCAGGACGACCTCGCCCCGGGCAGGCGGGCCTGTGCTGGTGGAAAAGGTGCTGCGCTGTCTGATCGTCATGGTGGTCCGCCTCCCGCGTGGTGATGTGCTGGGTGGCTGGCACCTGCCGGTCGGGCGGTCTGAACCGTGATGGCGCCTGAAGGACGGCAAGGCCCCTATTGGGACACGCCCTGTGGCTCGGTGACAGCAGGCACCATCCACAACGGCAGTCGACATGCCCGTGACAAGACACTTCGGTCAAAAAAGTCAAGAGTCAGACCCCCGTCCAGAACGGTGCTATGCAACCGTCCCACTGCCCTCAGCGCCACCGCATGCCCCGACCGCTCCCGGGAGACTTCGTCCGAACCGGCACCGAACCTGATCTGGACAGGACGACGATGAGTTGACTACGTGCACCTGGACGCCAGGATGCGCACCTGGATCGCCGAGCGGGACTGGCTGATCGTCCATCAACTGCCTTCATACGCGCCGGATCTCAATCCGGTCGAGGGCATCTGGTCCCTGCTGCGGCGAAGCTGGCTCAGCAACGTCGCTTTCACCAGTCCCGAGCACCTGGTCCAGACCGTCAGGCACGGCTTGCGCACCATCCAGTACCGCAGCGACCTCATCGACGGCTGCATCGCTGGAACCGGCCTATCCCTCACCCCGACGACTTCGCGAGTTCAACCTCAGTAACGCCTGAAACTCCCTTCCGGTACGTGCGAACAGATGACGGCAGGGGCCTACCGGCCGTCCATCACTCTCGAGCGCGCTGGCTTGGCCCTGTCCCGCTGGACGTAGCCCCAGTTGGCGCTACTCGCGGGGCAGGGGCAGAGCCCGCCACCCCGGCACGCCGAGGCCTCTGGGTCACCACCGGCCCCAAACAGCCCTCAGGTGGAGAGCTCACCCACC contains these protein-coding regions:
- a CDS encoding SGNH/GDSL hydrolase family protein; the encoded protein is MRRRILRRAISRRRIWGAAATLALLTGIAPVASAEATTGATTGAATGHGPRPLPLDRLFDNRAVSDDARPADADFDGSGSSLSARDLTAAGWTPGRTLAVDGSRLTWPRTGPGDDDNVRADGQSVRVRGRGDALAFLVAGTGGEATGTGTVRYQDGSRGTYRLAAPDWRSGPPATKSVALPHINTPGGQLAEQARLYVVTVPLVRGREAASVDLPRDPGAADLHVFALSVRAQTKGWTGTWSASTAGYTTVGPWTDRTVRLVVHTSTGGPRVRIRLDNTFAAAPVRIGGATVAVQGAGAGAAAEPRRLSFRGSAGTEVPAGAQAFSDPLDFDVPADANLLVSFHLPGPVTTAPVHSQAIQRSYVSTPGDHAAESSGTAYTSTITSWPLLTGVDVGGGPGSVVLLGDSITDGVKSTQDANHRWPNVLATRLLNQSDVPRYGVLNQGISANRVIADRYPGDGVSTDTGGVSALHRLDRDVLAQTSARTVVVFEGVNDVRWGASADQVVAGLREIADRAHARGLRAVAATITPCEGESLCTAAAEAQRQAVNAYIRGTDDYDAVLDFDAVLRDPAHPARMLPAYDSGDHLHPGDAGLAALAESVDLRLLAR
- a CDS encoding MBL fold metallo-hydrolase, which gives rise to MTTSTKRITFTKKSHACVRLEKDGRTLVIDPGVFSEDDAALGADAILVTHEHPDHFDAERLRAGLTANPAAEIWTLKSVADQLSAAFPGRVHTVGNGDAFTAAGFDVQVHGELHAVIHPDIPRITNVGYLVDGSVFHPGDALTVPDQPVETLMLPVMAPWNKISEVIEYVREVKPQRAYDIHDALLTDLARPIYDSQIGSLGGAEHLRLTPGESADL
- a CDS encoding class I SAM-dependent methyltransferase; this encodes MGAGVGEVEAEGRLWDRGIQNWAEYQEAQFQSSFEDALGQAGVGPGGKVLDVGCGSGLLLRLAAARGAATAGLDASPGLLGIACERLPEGSDLRVGDLQELPYGDGEFDVLLSFNALRYARDPVAAVRGFGRVVRSGGAVVVGGWGEPAKCETTAMLFDVLALLPEPPAGSGADAANTPTEVRRAVREAGLPIVFTKELSCPFDYPDLATAWSALGATGLLQHASSAVGERAVRAVFDRHFRGSVRADGTVVQHNTCEYAIARVP
- a CDS encoding cation:proton antiporter domain-containing protein, which produces MADHKGCRTRTEGASGRGLALICALAVLPLAAAALLLWQGVGSGPASGTGGGVREGGSGGSGDGTTGWRLLLALAVIIAAARAVGALFSRFLGQPGVVGEMVAGIVLGPSVLGLLAPGLYRALFPGALLPHIEAVSQLGLALFMFLVGLEFGAARRDGQGRTGLAVGVVGVALPCALGIGLGCAMYRTLAPHGVEFVPFALFIGVAMSVTAFPVLARLLMERGLLQSRAGSLAVLGAAVADLVCWLLLALVVTLLRSSSPLGVVRTLALTALFLAGMLLLVRPLLRKALVRPERWLPDGGLLALVLIGVLLSAVATERIGVHLIFGAFLFGAVCPAGVPALDAVRDRMREFTTSVLLPPFFAYVGLKTDLGLLADDAGLWLWAGATLVVAVAGKVVGCAAAAALMGVERADALRVGTLMNCRGLTELVILTIGRELGVLTPSLFTVLVLVALAATVMTAPLLDVLDRRTADAALLSIHQ
- a CDS encoding MarR family winged helix-turn-helix transcriptional regulator, giving the protein MTTITAPPAAGKAAESALLGSLLDFAQAHQDQLVRTASDLGITVPQARALYHVVTAPTVRKLAVKLRCDASYVTGLVDRLEERKLMKRQVDPDDRRVKMLTLTAAGRRMHTKVARTMDTAPALEALTEEEKTRLGALLEKVSAQVPAGR
- a CDS encoding acetyl-CoA carboxylase biotin carboxylase subunit, translating into MFRKVLIANRGEIALRVARTCRELGIAVVAVHSTEDTGSAVVRMADESVCIGPAPARHSYLRMNNIVEAALRTGADAVHPGYGLLSEDRDFAEVCAKNGLAFVGPPAAVIERLGDKPAGRALMGRVGVPLPPGSERPPHDEADALALATAVGYPVLVKAAAGGGGRGIRTAQDAAGLRDAFREARAEAQQLFGDGRVYLERLVRPARHVEVQVLCDRHGGAVHLGVRDCTVQRRRQKLIEESPAPTLAPDVAREMAEAAVRGAREAGYEGAGTFEFVVDDQDRFHFIEVNCRIQVEHPVTEMVTGIDLVAEQLRVAAGLPLSVRQEDVLPRGVAVECRVNAEDPDRGFAPTPGVLDVYEPPGGPFVRVDGYGFAGARVSGAYDPLLAKVITWGPDREAALARMERALGEFRIEGRGMRTTRPFLLRVLADPCFRSGSHRATYADELVAEADHA
- a CDS encoding TcmI family type II polyketide cyclase, coding for MHTTLIVARHLPGSEAEIARLFAESDASGLPEQIGVRTRKLFTFHDVYIHQVESEVAAGPSIESHRKNPLFQQISKALDEYIQPYQGSWGSIHAASATQFYQWERGRGVVPVE
- the pcaDC gene encoding bifunctional 3-oxoadipate enol-lactonase/4-carboxymuconolactone decarboxylase PcaDC, with product MSETPMNTLQYRFDGPEDAPVLILGASLGTTWHMWDRQIPELTRHWRVFRFDMPGHGGAPAHPCGSVGELAARLLATLDELGVQRFGYAGCAFGGAIGVELALRHPQRVASLALIAASPRFGTADEFRQRGVIVRSNGLDPIARSAPDRWFTPGFAAAQPAITDWAVQMVRTTDPGCYIAACEALAAFDVRAELGRIGVPTLVLVGSEDQVTGQGEARTLVAGVPDARLAVVPGASHLAPVEQPAAVTDLLVRHFSSAWQDPQAAITAPPVKPVLAPPLAPPMAEIAPMEQPEAVEGAVRPDPYEAGIKVRREVLGDAHVDQALAAADDFSGDFQELITRYAWGEVWNRPGLDRRSRSCVTLTALVAGGHLDELAFHTRAALRNGLTPAEIKEVLLQAAVYCGVPAANAAFKVAQGVIREETTPQE
- a CDS encoding IS110 family RNA-guided transposase, translated to MTIRQRSTFSTSTGPPARGEVVLGVDTHGEVHVAAVVCSLGQTLGIKSFPAAAAGYRRLLAWVRKLGTVRRAGVEGTGTFGAGLSRYLLAQQVVVFEVNRPDRSARRLLGKSDPLDAQAAARAVLSGRARARAKTGDGPVQSARMFKIAKDSAVKARTQAINQLKAVLVVADPPLRERLSGLGNRELFRTCARLSPCEGEADGSDEDPVAEATLMTLSMLAQRIEQLTGQIDELNQRLTGFVELHAPQLLAPVGIGPDSAATLLITMGDNPERLSTEASFAALCGVSPIEYSSGGRRSRRLNHGGDRQANAALHRIVFTRLRHDRTQAYYERRTQEGKTRREIIRCLKRYAAREVFNLVRTVSTDPRYRGVRD
- a CDS encoding exodeoxyribonuclease III — encoded protein: MRIATWNVNSITARLPRLLAWLENTGTDVLCIQETKTTAEAFPADELRELGYESAVNATGRWNGVALVSKAGLDDVVKGLPGGPDYEGAEEPRAISATCGPVRVWSVYVPNGREVEHAHYAYKLQWFEALKAAVAGDAAGARPFAVLGDFNVAPTDDDVWDPKLFEGATHVTPAERAALAALRETGLSDVVPRPLKYAHPFTFWDYRELGFPKNKGMRIDLAYGNEPFVKAVTDAYVDREERKGKGASDHAPVVFDLDV